DNA from Candidatus Hydrogenedentota bacterium:
GACGCGTCATGCGTGGTGGCGGGTTATTCCCCGTCCCCGTCACGGTCCAGTTCAAGCCCGAAGAGGGTGGCCATTTCCATGTCCCGCTTGAACTTGGCGCGGCGGGCGGGGTCCGTGCGGTCGGCAATCATGCGCGCGGGGCTGCCCGCCCACAGCTCGCCGGGCGGCACATCTTTGGTCACCACGCTGGCGGGCGCTATCACGGCGTTCTCGCCGATGGTCACGCCGGGCATGACATAGGTCCTGCCGCCGATATAGGCGTTTTTTCCGATGACAATCGGCTCGGTGATGTGCGGGGTGAGCCGCCAGTGCACATCGGTGCCCTGGAAGAGGTGGTTCGTGTCGCGCAGCACGCAGTGCGGGCCGACATAGGCGCCCGCCCCAATTTCCATGCGGCTGTTGCTGAGGAACATGGCGTAGTCCGCGAGTTCCACATCGTCGCCGATGGTGATGACCCCGCTCTTGTGCGTCCGGAAGACCAGGTTGTTGCCGAAAACACAGCGCGCGCCCGCCTCAACGCGGCCTTTGATCTCGATGCGGTCACCCAAAAAACGGGCCTCCGGCCCCAGCACGGCGAATTTCCGCGCCATGCCCCGCAACCTCAGTCTCCAGAGTATGCCCATGACCCGTCCGTTCCCTTGTGCCCGCATCAGTCCAGCACGGCGAGCATTTCCTCAACCCTTGTGAACCGCTCGCGGGGCTTGCCCAGGGCCGCGCCCCGCGCCTGCTCCGCCGCGTCAATTTTGAGCCAGTCGCCAAAGGACACCACGCGGACCCCGCGCTCTTTCAAAAGGCTGCGCAGGGGCTCCGTGTCCGGCACCGGGCAGTGTTCCAGATGCGCCGTGTCGGTCAGCAGGCTTTTCACCGTCTCCAGGCTGTCCGGCTTGTTGG
Protein-coding regions in this window:
- a CDS encoding acyltransferase; amino-acid sequence: MGILWRLRLRGMARKFAVLGPEARFLGDRIEIKGRVEAGARCVFGNNLVFRTHKSGVITIGDDVELADYAMFLSNSRMEIGAGAYVGPHCVLRDTNHLFQGTDVHWRLTPHITEPIVIGKNAYIGGRTYVMPGVTIGENAVIAPASVVTKDVPPGELWAGSPARMIADRTDPARRAKFKRDMEMATLFGLELDRDGDGE